One part of the Vicia villosa cultivar HV-30 ecotype Madison, WI linkage group LG6, Vvil1.0, whole genome shotgun sequence genome encodes these proteins:
- the LOC131609579 gene encoding COP9 signalosome complex subunit 1-like — protein sequence MNTDDDISALIDDEIYANGGDDENRPNHRQIISADQFDIEAYASLYSGRTKISRLLFIAKHCGENLTMQLDALRMAFDEIKQGEDTSLMREVVNKISGRLGPDYAVDDAWYLNINKKAELKKEKLETELNSFRTNLIKESIRMGYNDFGDFYYAHGQLTEALKNYIRTRDYCTTMKHCIQTCMCAILVSIEMGQFSHINSYISKAEQTVEPLDTVTVAKLRCAAGLSNLFSKKYKLAARKFIETSPELGSHYNEVISSQDVAMYGGLCALATFDRTELKNKVIDNTVFRNFLELVPEVRELINNFYASRYAVCLEYLGNLKSNLLLDIHLHSHVETLYDLIRQKALIQYTLPFVSVDLNMMADAFKTTAAGLQKELGTLITDNQIQARIDSHNKVMYARHADQRKATFQRVLETGREFDRDLQSMFLRSSILKYEASRSRGGRRL from the exons ATGAACACCGACGACGACATCTCCGCTCTCATCGACGACGAAATCTACGCCAATGGCGGCGACGACGAAAATCGCCCTAACCACCGTCAGATCATCAGCGCGGACCAATTCGATATCGAGGCTTACGCTAGCCTCTACTCCGGTCGCACCAAGATCTCCCGACTCCTCTTCATTGCCAAACACTGCGGCGAAAATTTGACGATGCAGTTGGACGCGCTTCGTATGGCCTTCGACGAAATCAAGCAGGGAGAGGATACGTCACTCATGAGGGAAGTCGTTAACAAGATTAGTGGCCGTTTGGGACCTGACTATGCCGTAGACGACGCTTGGTATCtgaacattaataaaaaagcagAGCTGAAGAAGGAGAAACTCGAAACTGAGCTTAATTCCTTTAGG ACGAACTTGATTAAAGAGAGTATAAGAATGGGGTACAATGATTTTGGAGATTTTTACTATGCTCATGGGCAATTGACGGAAGCTCTTAAGAATTACATTCGGACCCGAGATTATTGCACTACAATGAAGCATTGTATTCAGACGTGTATGTGTGCGATTCTGGTCAGCATTGAGATGGGTCAGTTTTCCCATATTAACAGCTATATTAGCAAGGCGGAACAGACTGTGGAACCCCTTGACACGGTAACAGTTGCAAAGCTGCGTTGTGCTGCGGGGTTATCAAATCTGTTTTCCAAAAAGTATAAGCTTGCTGCTCGAAAG TTTATAGAGACTAGCCCCGAACTAGGGAGTCACTATAATGAAGTGATTTCATCTCAAGATGTTGCTATGTATGGAGGACTTTGCGCACTTGCTACATTTGATCGGACAGAGTTAAAG AACAAAGTTATAGACAATACCGTCTTCAGGAATTTCTTAGAATTAGTGCCTGAAGTAAGAGaacttataaataatttttatgcaAG CCGTTATGCAGTGTGTCTGGAGTACCTAGGGAACTTAAAATCAAACTTGTTACTGGACATACATTTGCATTCCCATGTTGAGACACTTTATGATCTAATCCGTCAGAAAGCACTTATCCAGTATACACTCCCATTTGTGTCTGTTGATTTGAACATGATGGCTGATGCATTCAAGACAACTGCTGCTGGACTTCAAAAAGAACTCGGGACATTGATTACTGATAATCAGATACAG GCGCGAATTGATTCACACAACAAGGTTATGTATGCACGACATGCAGATCAAAGGAAGGCCACCTTTCAAAGGGTTCTAGAAACTGGAAGGGAATTTGATCGAGATCTTCAGTCTATGTTCCTGAGATCCAGTATCCTCAAGTACGAAGCGAGTAGGTCAAGAGGTGGTAGGAGGCTGTGA
- the LOC131612084 gene encoding probable pectin methyltransferase QUA3: protein MGHPNFPPWKRTNTRQWRLLDLISIAFFSLLFLFFVLFYTTLGGRRVVGPSTVDPQQHIRLVVAIEEGMANGQIIEACPASEADHMPCEDPRRNSQLSREMNYYRERHCPLPEETALCLIPPPKGYRIPVPWPESMHKIWHSNMPHNKIADRKGHQGWMKREGQHFLFPGGGTMFPDGAEQYIQKLSQYIPIKGGSLRTALDMGCGVASFGGYLLAQNILAMSFAPRDSHKSQIQFALERGIPAFVAMLGTRRLPFPAFGFDLVHCSRCLIPFTAYNATYFLEVDRLLRPGGYLVISGPPVRWAKQEKEWSDLQAVAKTLCYEQITVDGNTAIWKKPAGDSCLPNKNEFGLELCDDSGDLSQAWYFKLKKCLSSTSSIKGDYAVGTIPKWPERLTAAPSRSTLLKTGVDVYEADTKLWVRRVAHYKYSLNIKLGTPSIRNVMDMNALYGGFAAALKSDPVWVMNVVPAQMPPTLDAIFDRGLIGVYHDWCEPFSTYPRTYDLIHVASIESLIKDPASGKSRCNIVDLMVEIDRILRPEGTVVVSDAPEVIDKVARIAHSVRWKPTIYDKEPDSQGREKILVLTKTFWKL, encoded by the exons atGGGTCACCCCAATTTCCCACCTTGGAAGCGCACAAACACGCGTCAATGGCGTCTCCTAGACCTCATTTCTATTGCTTTCTTTTCCTTACTCTTTCTCTTCTTTGTTCTCTTTTACACCACCCTTGGTGGCCGCCGGGTAGTCGGTCCATCCACCGTCGACCCGCAACAGCACATTCGCCTTGTGGTGGCGATTGAGGAGGGGATGGCGAACGGGCAGATCATCGAGGCTTGTCCTGCAAGTGAGGCGGACCACATGCCGTGTGAGGATCCTAGGAGGAATAGTCAGCTGAGTAGGGAGATGAATTACTATAGAGAGAGACATTGTCCTCTGCCGGAGGAGACAGCGTTATGCTTGATTCCGCCGCCTAAAGGGTACCGGATCCCGGTGCCGTGGCCAGAAAGCATGCATAAG ATTTGGCATAGCAACATGCCACACAACAAGATTGCTGACAGGAAAGGTCACCAAGGATGGATGAAACGAGAAGGTCAACACTTTTTATTCCCTGGCGGTGGTACGATGTTTCCAGATGGAGCAGAGCAATATATCCAAAAACTCAGTCAATACATTCCCATAAAGGGAGGTTCTCTGAGGACTGCACTTGACATGGGGTGTGGG GTTGCTAGTTTTGGAGGATATTTACTAGCTCAAAACATTTTAGCTATGTCTTTTGCTCCAAGAGATTCACATAAATCACAGATTCAATTTGCTTTGGAAAGAGGCATACCAGCTTTTGTTGCTATGCTTGGCACTAGGAGACTCCCATTTCCTGCATTTGGATTTGACTTAGTTCATTGTTCTCGGTGTTTGATCCCGTTTACAGCCTACA ATGCAACTTATTTCCTTGAAGTGGATAGATTACTACGCCCTGGTGGATATCTAGTCATCTCCGGTCCACCTGTTCGGTGGGCCAAACAGGAAAAAGAATGGTCAGATCTTCAGGCTGTTGCAAAAACCTTGTGTTATGAACAGATTACTGTAGATGGTAACACTGCAATCTGGAAGAAGCCGGCCGGAGATTCGTGTCTTCCCAACAAAAATGAATTTGGTCTCGAGTTATGTGATGATTCCGGTGACTTAAGTCAAGCTTG GTACTTTAAATTGAAGAAATGTCTAAGTAGTACGTCGTCTATCAAAGGAGATTACGCAGTTGGAACAATTCCAAAATGGCCAGAGAGGCTGACTGCCGCACCTTCGAGATCCACTCTCCTGAAAACCGGTGTTGATGTATATGAGGCTGACACTAAGCTGTGGGTGAGGAGGGTTGCGCACTATAAATATTCTCTGAACATAAAGTTGGGGACTCCATCGATACGCAACGTCATGGACATGAATGCATTGTACGGGGGTTTTGCAGCTGCCTTAAAATCCGATCCTGTGTGGGTAATGAATGTAGTTCCAGCTCAAATGCCACCTACTCTCGATGCGATCTTTGACAGAGGCCTTATTGGGGTCTATCATGATTG GTGTGAACCTTTTTCCACATACCCTCGAACTTATGATTTGATCCATGTGGCTAGCATTGAGTCACTTATTAAAGATCCAGCTTCTGGTAAAAGCAG ATGTAACATTGTTGATTTGATGGTGGAAATTGACCGCATATTGCGGCCAGAGGGAACTGTTGTGGTGAGCGATGCTCCTGAAGTAATCGACAAAGTAGCTCGCATTGCTCATTCAGTGAGGTGGAAGCCGACCATTTACGATAAAGAACCCGACTCACAAGGCAGAGAGAAAATTCTAGTTTTGACCAAGACCTTTTGGAAGCTCTAA